From Haloglomus litoreum, the proteins below share one genomic window:
- a CDS encoding Hsp20/alpha crystallin family protein, with the protein MSSRSNPFREIERLFETMGRQFDDAAHMFEGEGPLGRFAEVEEMAVDLADRDDTFVLTVDLPGFQRDDVEVTVTDHRVRIEADHDEETVDEDEQYLRRERRHRSASRSIRLPETVDRDAVSATMKHGVLTVTLPKAEAADAHTIDIE; encoded by the coding sequence ATGAGTTCACGTTCGAACCCGTTCCGCGAGATCGAGCGCCTGTTCGAGACCATGGGCCGCCAGTTCGACGACGCGGCCCACATGTTCGAGGGTGAGGGCCCGCTGGGCCGCTTCGCCGAGGTCGAGGAGATGGCCGTCGACCTCGCCGACCGCGACGACACGTTCGTCCTCACGGTCGACCTGCCCGGCTTCCAGCGCGACGATGTCGAGGTGACGGTCACGGACCACAGGGTCCGCATCGAGGCCGACCACGACGAGGAGACCGTCGATGAGGACGAACAGTACCTCCGGCGCGAGCGCCGTCACCGCTCGGCCAGCCGGTCAATCCGGCTCCCGGAGACGGTGGACCGCGACGCCGTCTCCGCCACGATGAAGCACGGCGTCCTGACGGTCACGCTCCCGAAGGCGGAGGCCGCGGACGCACACACCATCGACATCGAGTGA
- a CDS encoding proteasome assembly chaperone family protein: MASDPSFTVELTSQTPPGERLLVGMAGVGVAGLTAADYLVNNVETEQIGHIRTRNLPDITPFTNGEPRHPIRLYSATGSDVTVLISEVFLPTWVADPLTDALLGWAGSHDIREVTVLHGTPFPHREEEHVVYHVATEAYREAHFPPEGGPEIEPLAGGFFDGVIGELLVRALDGEAPATGVLVTPTHMPGPDLDAAVRLLDALEPVCGIEVDEGELRDRAEEMERYFADLAERMQSIQEAEEPTEGHDYPTNRMYM, translated from the coding sequence ATGGCCAGTGACCCATCGTTCACCGTCGAGTTGACGAGCCAGACGCCACCGGGCGAGCGGTTGCTCGTCGGGATGGCCGGCGTCGGTGTAGCCGGCCTGACCGCGGCGGACTACCTCGTCAACAACGTCGAGACCGAGCAGATCGGCCACATCCGAACGCGGAACCTCCCGGACATCACGCCGTTCACGAACGGCGAGCCGCGCCACCCCATTCGGCTCTACAGCGCGACCGGTTCGGACGTGACGGTGCTCATCAGCGAGGTCTTCCTCCCGACGTGGGTGGCGGACCCGCTGACGGACGCCCTGCTCGGCTGGGCCGGCAGCCACGACATCCGGGAGGTGACCGTCCTGCACGGGACGCCGTTCCCGCACCGTGAGGAGGAACACGTCGTCTACCACGTCGCCACCGAGGCCTATCGGGAGGCACACTTCCCGCCCGAGGGGGGCCCGGAGATCGAACCGCTGGCGGGCGGTTTCTTCGACGGAGTCATCGGCGAGCTCCTGGTCCGGGCACTGGACGGCGAGGCCCCGGCAACGGGCGTGCTGGTCACGCCCACCCACATGCCGGGACCGGACCTCGACGCGGCCGTCCGGCTGCTTGACGCACTCGAGCCCGTCTGTGGGATCGAGGTGGACGAGGGGGAACTCCGCGACCGGGCCGAGGAGATGGAGCGCTACTTCGCGGACCTCGCCGAGCGGATGCAGTCCATTCAGGAGGCCGAGGAACCGACCGAGGGCCACGACTATCCCACGAACCGGATGTACATGTGA
- a CDS encoding sodium:calcium antiporter → MLVESALFVVGLAALVAGADRAVTAAADLALYYGVSAFFIGVTLISVGTSVPEMVTSVYAAYYGAGDLVVGNIVGSETAQITLAIALVAFIAPFVTERRNVLVYGSAMILAMIIMILTLDDGVIGRAEGFLMMLAYLQFIYTLYTNEGGEEITEEVVEPTEPPARSVAVIVVGLVFVVGGGQLMVTNGVALARLAGIPEYVVGLLTGLGTTLPEIVVAGIAAHEGRGGISVGSILGSNITDPVFSLGVGALFFDVVVEDTATLLPSLTYMLAVSIAVLALFYWREGIDRRAAVLCLLLYFPSFFVL, encoded by the coding sequence ATGCTGGTCGAATCCGCCCTGTTCGTCGTCGGCCTGGCCGCGCTCGTCGCCGGCGCGGACCGCGCCGTGACGGCCGCCGCCGACCTCGCGCTCTACTACGGTGTCTCCGCGTTCTTCATCGGCGTCACGCTCATCTCCGTCGGCACATCCGTCCCGGAGATGGTCACCTCGGTCTACGCCGCGTACTACGGCGCAGGTGACCTGGTGGTCGGCAACATCGTCGGCTCCGAGACCGCCCAGATCACCCTCGCCATCGCCCTCGTCGCGTTCATCGCCCCGTTCGTCACGGAGCGGCGGAACGTGCTGGTGTACGGCTCGGCGATGATCCTGGCGATGATCATCATGATACTCACGCTCGACGACGGCGTCATCGGGCGTGCCGAGGGGTTCCTGATGATGCTCGCGTACCTCCAGTTCATCTACACCCTCTACACGAACGAGGGGGGTGAGGAGATCACCGAGGAGGTCGTCGAGCCCACCGAGCCACCGGCCCGCTCGGTCGCGGTCATCGTCGTCGGGCTGGTCTTCGTGGTCGGCGGTGGGCAGTTGATGGTCACAAACGGAGTGGCGCTCGCGCGCCTCGCGGGGATTCCGGAGTACGTTGTCGGCCTCCTCACGGGGCTGGGAACCACGCTCCCCGAGATCGTCGTCGCAGGTATCGCCGCCCACGAGGGGCGGGGTGGCATCTCCGTCGGATCCATCCTCGGAAGCAACATCACCGACCCCGTGTTCTCGCTGGGCGTCGGGGCCCTCTTCTTCGACGTCGTCGTCGAGGACACCGCCACGCTGCTTCCCTCGCTGACGTACATGCTCGCAGTGTCTATCGCCGTGCTGGCGCTGTTCTACTGGCGTGAGGGTATCGACCGCCGAGCGGCGGTCCTCTGTCTGTTGCTGTACTTCCCCTCGTTCTTCGTGCTGTAG
- a CDS encoding VIT1/CCC1 transporter family protein: MLAELLGDEVEPSGRYLAEVIYGANDGIVTTFAVVSGVAGAALSPSIVLILGVANLFADGFSMGMSNYLSRRSEIDYRESRTGAEQGAGATGTGEPHDGGKSPARTAFVTFLAFVVAGWAPLLPYVFELGPLFGASIAFTALAFFGVGASRSLVTDRHWAINGMEMFVVGMAAAAVAYAVGSLLGGVA; this comes from the coding sequence ATGCTCGCAGAACTGCTCGGTGACGAGGTCGAGCCCTCGGGCCGGTACCTCGCGGAGGTCATCTACGGTGCGAACGACGGCATCGTCACGACGTTCGCCGTGGTCTCCGGCGTCGCGGGTGCGGCGCTCTCGCCCTCCATCGTCCTCATCCTCGGCGTGGCGAACCTGTTCGCCGACGGCTTCTCGATGGGGATGAGTAACTACCTCAGCCGCCGCTCGGAGATCGACTACCGCGAGTCGAGAACCGGGGCCGAGCAGGGCGCGGGCGCGACGGGCACCGGCGAGCCCCACGACGGCGGGAAGTCACCCGCACGGACGGCGTTCGTCACGTTCCTCGCGTTCGTCGTGGCGGGGTGGGCGCCGCTGCTGCCGTACGTGTTCGAACTGGGGCCGCTGTTCGGTGCCTCCATCGCGTTCACCGCGCTCGCGTTCTTCGGTGTCGGCGCGAGCCGGAGCCTCGTGACGGACCGCCACTGGGCCATCAACGGCATGGAGATGTTCGTGGTCGGGATGGCCGCGGCCGCCGTCGCCTACGCGGTCGGGAGCCTGCTCGGCGGCGTCGCCTGA
- a CDS encoding universal stress protein, giving the protein MSEHVLVPFDGSPLSERALERVCTRHPDDDVTVLCVIDPIDAVYEAEAKGLGAAESWVERATAEAEARLERAEALAADHGVAVTTAVEHGKPASEILDYVGAHAVDHVVMGSHGRKGASRLLLGSVAERVMRGSPVPVTVVR; this is encoded by the coding sequence ATGAGCGAACACGTCCTGGTCCCGTTCGACGGGTCGCCACTCTCCGAGCGGGCGCTCGAACGGGTCTGCACGAGGCACCCGGACGACGACGTGACCGTCCTCTGCGTCATCGACCCCATCGACGCGGTGTACGAGGCCGAGGCGAAGGGCCTCGGGGCGGCCGAGTCGTGGGTCGAGCGCGCCACCGCCGAGGCCGAGGCGAGGCTCGAACGGGCCGAGGCACTCGCCGCCGACCACGGGGTCGCGGTGACGACGGCCGTCGAGCACGGCAAGCCCGCGAGCGAGATCCTCGACTACGTCGGAGCCCACGCAGTGGACCACGTGGTGATGGGGAGCCACGGTCGCAAGGGCGCCTCGCGGCTCCTCCTCGGAAGCGTGGCCGAGCGGGTGATGCGCGGCTCGCCCGTTCCGGTGACGGTCGTCCGCTGA
- a CDS encoding cation-translocating P-type ATPase, translating into MSDADGRTALTPPEDWHAAPLDDLYGALDTDEAGLSATEAARRLERHGPNEIREGESVSPLALFVSQFQDVLIYLLVLAAALSLAVGLLPGEEPNYVDAGLILLILFANGVFGFVQDYRAEQAMARLREMATPDATVIRDGEKRRVPAREVVPGDVVVIEQGDAVPADARLLEATDLETKEAALTGESASTSKASDPLPAATPLAERANSLFMNTTAVRGRGRALVVETGMETEVGAIATQIQEAERDDTPFQQEVNELGRRIGLGVLGLIGLVVAVQFLFTETGPIAILLTAITLAVAAVPEGLPAVVTLTLALGSQRLVDRNALVRRLPVVESLGSVDTILTDKTGTLTEGQMTVTRVSAGDAVYEVTGQGLEPTGEFLRDGEPAPAEDLAPVLRCGAYCNNAERAADDADEAFLGDPTEVALVVSAAKAGIDREEVERLREVPFASERQRMTVVVGAGDGAAGRPESPTAYTKGAPGAVLERCDTVLVDGEVVPLTDERRAAIQERTDTFAGEALRVLAFARRTGVDPDADAETLETGLTFLGLQGMLDPPRGEVPDAVADCRDAGIRVVMVTGDNRVTAAAIGEAIGFDPAGALTGPELDALSDAELREVVEEVEVFARVAPEHKVRVLQALQANGHTVAMTGDGVNDAPGLRNADVGISMGIRGTDVTKEASDMVLQDDNFATIRDAVAEGRAIFDNIQKFVNLLLSANTAEVLIVFLGVLLGSALFPELFASRTEALVLTPVMLLWINLVTDGLPALALGVDPKAPDVLDRPPREPGHSVIDRDVVLSVLTIAVTATVAGLVIFFEALSATGSLVRAQTLLFTFLVVAEMGLVQVIRRRFGASLLSNRWLLAAVAGSLALQLAVLYTPLARLFDVVQPGLAGWQTIGLAVAAVLVANAALSAATDRALDRTGEN; encoded by the coding sequence ATGAGTGATGCCGACGGGCGGACGGCGCTGACGCCGCCCGAGGACTGGCACGCAGCCCCCCTCGACGATCTCTACGGGGCGCTCGACACCGACGAGGCCGGGCTCTCGGCGACCGAGGCCGCGCGTCGCCTCGAGCGGCACGGCCCGAACGAGATCCGGGAGGGCGAGTCGGTCTCCCCGCTCGCGCTGTTCGTCTCGCAGTTCCAGGACGTGCTCATCTACCTGCTGGTGCTGGCGGCGGCGCTGTCGCTCGCCGTCGGCCTGCTCCCCGGCGAGGAACCCAACTACGTCGACGCCGGACTCATCCTGCTCATCCTGTTCGCCAACGGCGTCTTCGGCTTCGTCCAGGACTACCGCGCCGAGCAGGCGATGGCCCGGCTGCGCGAGATGGCGACGCCCGACGCGACCGTCATCCGCGACGGGGAGAAGCGCCGGGTCCCCGCCCGCGAGGTGGTTCCCGGCGACGTGGTCGTGATCGAACAGGGGGATGCGGTCCCGGCGGACGCGCGCCTCCTCGAGGCGACCGATCTCGAGACGAAGGAGGCCGCGCTGACCGGCGAGAGCGCCTCGACGTCGAAGGCGTCCGACCCGCTACCGGCAGCGACCCCGCTCGCCGAGCGTGCGAACAGCCTGTTCATGAACACCACCGCAGTCCGGGGGCGTGGGCGGGCGCTCGTCGTCGAGACGGGGATGGAGACGGAGGTGGGCGCCATCGCGACGCAGATACAGGAGGCCGAGCGCGACGACACGCCCTTCCAGCAGGAGGTGAACGAACTCGGCCGGCGCATCGGGCTGGGCGTCCTCGGCCTCATCGGCCTCGTCGTCGCCGTCCAGTTCCTGTTCACGGAGACCGGCCCCATCGCCATCCTCCTGACCGCCATCACGCTCGCGGTCGCCGCGGTCCCCGAGGGGCTCCCTGCGGTCGTGACGCTGACGCTGGCGCTGGGCTCGCAGCGACTCGTCGACCGGAACGCGCTGGTCCGCCGGCTCCCCGTCGTCGAGAGCCTCGGCTCCGTCGACACCATCCTCACGGACAAGACCGGCACGCTCACCGAGGGCCAGATGACCGTCACCCGGGTCTCGGCCGGCGACGCCGTCTACGAGGTGACGGGCCAGGGCCTCGAACCGACGGGCGAGTTCCTGCGCGACGGCGAACCGGCCCCGGCCGAGGACCTCGCCCCCGTCCTCCGGTGCGGGGCGTACTGCAACAACGCCGAGCGCGCTGCCGACGACGCCGACGAGGCGTTCCTCGGCGACCCGACGGAGGTGGCGCTGGTCGTCTCCGCCGCGAAGGCCGGCATCGACCGCGAGGAGGTCGAACGCCTGCGTGAGGTCCCGTTCGCCTCCGAGCGCCAGCGGATGACCGTCGTCGTGGGCGCGGGCGACGGTGCTGCCGGTCGTCCAGAGAGCCCGACGGCCTACACGAAGGGGGCGCCGGGCGCCGTGCTGGAGCGGTGTGACACCGTGCTGGTGGACGGCGAGGTGGTCCCGCTGACCGACGAGCGCCGCGCGGCCATCCAGGAGCGGACCGACACCTTTGCGGGCGAGGCGCTCCGCGTGCTGGCGTTCGCACGGCGGACGGGCGTCGACCCGGACGCCGACGCCGAGACGCTGGAGACCGGACTGACGTTCCTCGGCCTGCAGGGGATGCTCGACCCGCCGCGCGGGGAGGTCCCCGACGCCGTCGCGGACTGCCGGGACGCCGGCATCCGCGTCGTGATGGTGACCGGCGACAACCGTGTCACCGCCGCCGCGATCGGCGAGGCCATCGGCTTCGACCCCGCGGGCGCACTGACGGGGCCGGAACTCGACGCGTTGAGCGATGCCGAACTCCGCGAGGTCGTCGAGGAGGTGGAGGTGTTCGCCCGCGTCGCCCCGGAGCACAAGGTGCGCGTGCTGCAGGCGCTCCAGGCCAACGGCCACACCGTCGCCATGACAGGTGACGGCGTCAACGACGCGCCCGGCCTCCGGAACGCCGATGTCGGTATCTCGATGGGCATCCGCGGGACGGACGTGACGAAGGAGGCCTCGGACATGGTGCTCCAGGACGACAACTTCGCGACCATCCGCGACGCCGTCGCGGAGGGCCGTGCCATCTTCGACAACATCCAGAAGTTCGTCAACCTGCTCCTGTCGGCCAACACCGCGGAGGTGCTCATCGTCTTCCTCGGTGTCCTCCTCGGGAGCGCGCTGTTCCCCGAGCTGTTCGCCTCCCGAACGGAGGCGCTCGTGCTGACGCCCGTGATGCTGCTGTGGATCAATCTCGTCACCGACGGCCTGCCGGCGCTGGCGCTGGGCGTCGACCCGAAGGCACCGGACGTGCTCGACCGGCCGCCACGGGAGCCGGGCCACTCCGTCATCGACCGTGACGTCGTGCTGTCGGTCCTGACCATCGCGGTCACCGCGACGGTCGCCGGGTTGGTGATCTTCTTCGAGGCCCTCTCGGCGACCGGGTCGCTCGTCCGGGCCCAGACGCTGCTGTTCACCTTCCTCGTGGTGGCGGAGATGGGACTCGTCCAGGTCATCCGGCGGCGGTTCGGCGCGTCGCTCCTGTCGAACCGGTGGCTCCTCGCCGCCGTCGCGGGCTCGCTGGCGCTCCAGCTGGCGGTGCTGTACACCCCGCTCGCGCGCCTGTTCGACGTGGTGCAGCCGGGACTGGCGGGCTGGCAGACCATCGGCCTCGCCGTGGCCGCGGTACTGGTCGCCAATGCGGCGCTCTCGGCCGCCACGGACCGGGCGCTGGACCGCACCGGGGAGAACTGA
- a CDS encoding APC family permease, whose translation MSAPEGPGASEAAVPSLSRELGLFEVTVYGVGLILGAGIYAILGEATAVAGESVPLAFLAAAVVAGLTGLSYAELASRFPKGEGDYVYVRESMGSKRLAEVVAVLRVFVGAVSAAAVALAFSGYLTAFTDVPPALAALALVALASAVNFWGIELSAKLNVLFTAAEVGGLALVIWLGRNTWGSVAVLDAPFGGSGVVAATFLVFFAYLGFGSIVNVAEETRDATRTVPRAILLSIATTTVLYVLVAFSAVGLVDWRALGASASPLALVAEAGGGAVAGSVVGAIALTSTANTVLILLVSTSRLLYGVSKSEYRSFPTMFSRIHAGRRTPYLAVALVGGLTVPFVLLGDLGQVAALANAALLVVFVVVNAALLKLRFDHPGDRAGFTAPLTVGRLSVTALAGLVTTVALLVVYVAGLL comes from the coding sequence GTGAGCGCACCCGAGGGGCCGGGCGCGAGCGAGGCCGCAGTGCCCTCGCTCAGTCGCGAACTCGGACTGTTCGAGGTCACGGTGTACGGCGTCGGGCTCATCCTCGGGGCGGGCATCTACGCCATCCTCGGCGAGGCCACCGCTGTCGCCGGCGAGTCCGTCCCGCTGGCGTTCCTCGCAGCCGCCGTCGTCGCCGGGCTGACGGGTCTGAGCTACGCGGAACTCGCCTCGCGCTTCCCGAAGGGCGAGGGGGACTACGTCTACGTCCGCGAGTCGATGGGGAGCAAGCGCCTCGCCGAGGTCGTGGCGGTGCTGCGGGTGTTCGTCGGCGCCGTCTCGGCGGCAGCCGTCGCGCTCGCGTTCTCGGGCTACCTGACCGCCTTCACCGACGTGCCCCCAGCCCTGGCGGCGCTCGCGCTGGTGGCACTCGCGTCGGCGGTCAACTTCTGGGGCATCGAACTCTCCGCGAAGCTGAACGTCCTGTTCACGGCCGCCGAGGTCGGGGGCCTCGCGCTGGTCATCTGGCTCGGGCGGAACACGTGGGGCTCGGTCGCGGTACTGGACGCGCCGTTCGGCGGCTCGGGTGTCGTCGCTGCCACCTTCCTCGTCTTCTTCGCCTACCTCGGCTTCGGCTCCATCGTCAACGTCGCCGAGGAGACCCGCGACGCCACCCGGACGGTGCCGCGGGCCATCCTGCTCTCCATCGCCACCACGACGGTCCTGTACGTGCTGGTTGCGTTCTCGGCGGTCGGCCTCGTGGACTGGCGGGCACTCGGGGCGTCGGCGTCGCCGCTCGCGCTGGTCGCCGAGGCGGGCGGTGGCGCGGTCGCCGGCTCCGTCGTCGGGGCCATCGCGCTCACCTCGACCGCGAACACGGTCCTCATCCTGCTGGTGTCGACCTCGCGACTGCTGTACGGCGTCTCGAAGAGCGAGTACCGCTCGTTCCCCACGATGTTCTCGCGGATCCACGCCGGCCGCCGGACGCCCTACCTCGCGGTCGCGCTGGTCGGTGGCCTGACGGTCCCGTTCGTCCTGCTGGGCGACCTCGGGCAGGTGGCGGCGCTGGCCAATGCGGCGCTGCTCGTCGTGTTCGTCGTGGTGAACGCCGCACTCCTCAAGCTCCGATTCGACCACCCCGGCGACCGGGCGGGGTTCACCGCACCACTCACCGTGGGGCGGCTCTCGGTCACCGCGCTCGCGGGGCTGGTGACGACGGTGGCGCTGCTGGTGGTCTACGTCGCGGGGCTGCTCTGA
- a CDS encoding halocyanin domain-containing protein → MAGCTGDGGDGGQDTVPGNDFPAVDDWLTETDVGGADDTYEGTLVDLRDQDTVTIGVGTEGNGDDFAFGPSAVLVSAGTEVVWDWTGDGGRHNVEAEPDDQLGESDYEFSSGEPTQSADTEYRRTLDEAGVVLYHCEPHLSVGMKGGIAIE, encoded by the coding sequence TTGGCCGGCTGTACCGGTGACGGCGGCGATGGTGGTCAGGACACCGTTCCGGGGAACGACTTCCCGGCGGTCGACGACTGGCTGACCGAGACCGACGTGGGCGGCGCCGACGACACCTACGAGGGGACGCTGGTCGACCTGCGCGACCAGGACACCGTCACCATCGGTGTCGGGACGGAGGGCAACGGCGACGACTTCGCGTTCGGGCCCTCTGCGGTCCTCGTCTCGGCAGGCACGGAGGTCGTCTGGGACTGGACCGGCGACGGCGGCCGGCACAACGTCGAGGCCGAACCTGACGACCAGCTCGGCGAGTCCGACTACGAGTTCAGCTCCGGCGAGCCCACCCAGAGCGCCGACACCGAGTACCGGCGGACGCTCGACGAGGCCGGCGTCGTCCTCTACCACTGCGAGCCACACCTCTCGGTCGGCATGAAGGGTGGCATCGCCATCGAGTAG
- the deoC gene encoding deoxyribose-phosphate aldolase — translation MDAETLRAEPERVVELIDHTNVEPDSTEAEIRELCEEVLEYGFNAACVVPYHAELAADILGDEADVVVVVGFPYGVQNPRAKRAEVEELLEYADELDMVMNRTAFVNGDHEYVVNDIRSVKQAVGEKTLKCIIESPTLTDEEIRRASELVDEGGADFVKTAVGYEGGCDVDEVRAMREAAGPHVEVKASGGIGSFEEVLTMVDAGATRIGASSGVEIAESIEE, via the coding sequence ATGGACGCCGAGACCCTTCGAGCGGAGCCCGAGCGGGTGGTGGAGCTGATCGATCACACGAACGTCGAGCCGGACTCGACCGAGGCCGAGATCCGAGAGCTCTGTGAGGAGGTGCTGGAGTACGGGTTCAACGCGGCGTGCGTCGTCCCCTACCACGCTGAACTCGCGGCCGACATCCTGGGTGACGAGGCCGACGTGGTGGTGGTCGTCGGCTTCCCCTACGGGGTCCAGAACCCGCGAGCGAAGCGGGCCGAGGTCGAAGAACTGCTGGAGTACGCCGACGAACTGGACATGGTGATGAACCGGACCGCCTTCGTCAACGGCGACCACGAGTACGTGGTCAACGACATCCGGTCGGTGAAGCAGGCCGTCGGGGAGAAGACGCTGAAGTGCATCATCGAGTCGCCGACGCTCACCGACGAGGAGATCCGCCGAGCGTCGGAGCTCGTCGACGAGGGCGGCGCCGACTTCGTGAAGACGGCCGTCGGCTACGAGGGCGGCTGCGACGTCGACGAGGTCCGCGCGATGCGCGAGGCCGCCGGCCCGCACGTCGAGGTCAAGGCCTCCGGCGGCATCGGCTCCTTCGAGGAAGTCCTCACGATGGTCGATGCCGGCGCGACCCGTATCGGCGCGTCCTCGGGCGTCGAGATCGCCGAATCCATCGAGGAGTGA
- a CDS encoding polymer-forming cytoskeletal protein, whose amino-acid sequence MNPVEVLPLLVVVVLLLSASGAEPASMEITFEGDRALSGPAPAFVVAGGTVTVPPDATARGRLFVVGGTLDVEGRVAGDVTQLAGNLSVADGAAITGDLQSISGTTAVAEGASIGSRTTVDVTPQQRSPATVAGFVLLQMLVVGGAAALLTRRAPTLLDNVGATVTGHPVVSGVVGSLAGVTLLVLFVYMAFTLILLPVSILGLFGQFLVVAYAYVVYGHLLGRRLPVERPALAAALGGAGFVLVMELLSRLPLVGGLVQVTLVTVGFGAVLVSYFGLRAFEPPELPG is encoded by the coding sequence ATGAACCCCGTCGAGGTGTTGCCGCTGCTGGTCGTCGTCGTCCTCCTCCTGTCGGCCAGTGGCGCCGAGCCCGCGTCGATGGAGATCACCTTCGAGGGCGACCGGGCCCTCTCGGGGCCCGCGCCGGCGTTCGTCGTCGCCGGGGGGACCGTGACGGTGCCCCCGGACGCCACCGCCCGCGGCCGCCTGTTCGTCGTCGGGGGCACGCTCGACGTGGAGGGCCGGGTGGCAGGCGACGTGACACAGCTCGCCGGCAACCTCTCGGTGGCCGACGGCGCCGCCATCACGGGCGACCTCCAGTCCATCTCCGGGACGACCGCGGTGGCCGAGGGTGCCAGCATCGGCTCGCGGACGACGGTCGACGTGACGCCACAGCAGCGCTCGCCCGCGACCGTGGCCGGCTTCGTCCTGCTCCAGATGCTCGTCGTCGGGGGCGCGGCCGCGCTGCTGACCCGGCGGGCCCCCACGCTCCTCGACAACGTGGGCGCCACCGTCACCGGCCACCCGGTGGTCAGCGGCGTCGTCGGGTCGCTGGCGGGCGTGACGCTGCTCGTCCTGTTCGTCTACATGGCGTTCACGTTGATACTCCTGCCCGTGAGCATCCTCGGCCTGTTCGGGCAGTTCCTCGTCGTCGCCTACGCGTACGTGGTGTACGGGCACCTGCTGGGCCGGCGCCTGCCCGTCGAGCGCCCGGCGCTCGCCGCGGCGCTGGGCGGGGCGGGGTTCGTCCTCGTCATGGAACTCCTCTCGCGACTCCCGCTGGTGGGCGGGCTGGTGCAGGTCACACTGGTCACGGTCGGGTTCGGCGCCGTCCTCGTCTCCTACTTCGGCCTTCGGGCGTTCGAGCCGCCGGAGCTCCCCGGGTAG
- a CDS encoding MFS transporter → MRLLRYVREGRWPTVAGYGLFVALMTAGYYYNITFVQLGLIDLGTRLVGMSRTAVSLWMGGLALVTFAVAVAFGVTMDRRGWSRDLRMRLRFLFGVLVVQFGLTVAAPAIRTVPAFGAWILAASVALGVGFPVSFSLAVDLIPVPDRGPVAALITAATYGLANAVPLAWSIDVFARVMVAAMLPGLVVLGVIVSGRVAAVEDVLDALSGQADEFGPGRFCRPAPVTTRSLAFWSPVLLMFGVFFVDSLGFLRIIDTPALVLSSWQSPDLGPRLALAAVHVVGALMAGVLYVNFDRNGLFISVFALFALTHVLYTSDLRLASLFPGVAGGAPSIVNPLFYALAVSFYTTLNFALWPDLSTAETVGTHTAIGIGMAGWLATFLSTAVALYLDHAEVTLLTHLNLVNALAMLLLLGLGIGLYVQRAVGVARTSGGGGGSATDRESGGDPERQEVTR, encoded by the coding sequence GTGAGACTGCTCCGCTACGTCCGCGAGGGGCGGTGGCCGACGGTTGCCGGGTACGGCCTGTTCGTCGCGCTGATGACCGCCGGGTACTACTACAACATCACGTTCGTCCAGCTCGGGCTCATCGACCTCGGGACGCGTCTGGTCGGGATGAGCCGGACCGCCGTCTCGCTCTGGATGGGCGGGCTGGCGCTGGTCACGTTCGCCGTCGCCGTCGCGTTCGGCGTGACGATGGACCGGCGGGGCTGGAGCCGCGACCTCCGGATGCGCCTCCGGTTCCTGTTCGGCGTCCTCGTGGTCCAGTTCGGGCTGACGGTCGCCGCGCCCGCCATCCGGACCGTACCGGCGTTCGGTGCGTGGATTCTCGCGGCGTCGGTCGCGCTCGGCGTGGGCTTTCCCGTCTCGTTCAGCCTCGCGGTCGACCTGATCCCCGTCCCGGACCGCGGCCCCGTCGCGGCCCTCATCACGGCGGCGACCTACGGCCTCGCCAACGCCGTCCCGCTGGCGTGGTCCATCGACGTGTTCGCCCGGGTGATGGTGGCGGCGATGCTGCCCGGGCTCGTCGTCCTCGGTGTCATCGTCTCCGGACGGGTCGCGGCCGTCGAGGACGTCCTCGACGCGCTCTCCGGGCAGGCCGACGAGTTCGGGCCCGGGCGCTTCTGCCGGCCCGCCCCCGTGACGACCCGGAGTCTCGCGTTCTGGTCGCCCGTTCTGCTGATGTTCGGTGTCTTCTTCGTCGACAGCCTCGGGTTCCTCCGCATCATCGACACGCCGGCGCTCGTCCTGAGTTCGTGGCAGTCGCCCGACCTCGGGCCACGCCTCGCGCTTGCGGCCGTCCACGTCGTCGGCGCGCTGATGGCCGGTGTCCTCTACGTCAACTTCGACCGGAACGGCCTCTTCATCTCGGTGTTCGCCCTGTTCGCGCTCACGCACGTCCTCTACACGTCGGACCTGCGGCTGGCGTCGCTGTTCCCCGGCGTCGCCGGCGGCGCCCCCTCCATCGTCAACCCGCTGTTCTACGCGCTGGCGGTCAGCTTCTACACGACGCTGAACTTCGCGCTCTGGCCCGACCTCTCGACCGCCGAGACGGTCGGCACCCACACCGCCATCGGCATCGGGATGGCCGGCTGGCTGGCGACCTTCCTCAGCACGGCCGTCGCGCTCTACCTCGACCACGCCGAGGTGACGCTGCTGACCCACCTCAACCTCGTCAACGCGCTGGCGATGCTCCTCCTGCTGGGGCTCGGCATCGGGCTGTACGTCCAGCGGGCCGTCGGGGTCGCCCGCACGTCCGGCGGGGGCGGCGGGTCCGCCACGGACCGTGAGTCCGGCGGCGACCCGGAACGCCAGGAGGTGACCCGATGA